In one window of Nocardia brasiliensis DNA:
- a CDS encoding dTDP-4-dehydrorhamnose 3,5-epimerase family protein: MSPVEVRKLGIAGAVEFSVPVYRDSRGLFTSPFQIDAFDSALGHGLFPVRDISHNVSARGVLRGIHYTTTPPGRSKYVYVPYGRVTDYLVDLRVGSPTFGRWEQTELGSAGATAKALFIPMGVGHAFLAQEDDSIVVYVMSEGYEAANELAVSPLDPEIGLPIPRIPRPEQSERDQAALTLAEAGERGLLPDYATCLELEAKLWH; encoded by the coding sequence ATGAGCCCGGTCGAGGTCAGAAAGCTCGGCATCGCGGGCGCGGTGGAGTTCTCCGTGCCGGTATATCGGGACAGCCGTGGGCTTTTCACCAGTCCGTTCCAGATCGACGCGTTCGACTCGGCGCTCGGCCACGGCCTGTTCCCGGTCCGCGACATCAGCCACAACGTCTCGGCCCGCGGGGTGCTGCGCGGCATCCACTACACGACCACCCCGCCGGGGCGCTCGAAGTACGTCTACGTCCCGTACGGTCGCGTCACCGACTACCTGGTCGACCTGCGCGTCGGCTCACCGACCTTCGGGCGTTGGGAGCAAACGGAATTGGGCAGCGCGGGCGCTACGGCAAAGGCGCTGTTCATTCCGATGGGGGTCGGTCACGCCTTCCTCGCGCAGGAAGACGATTCGATCGTGGTCTACGTGATGTCGGAGGGATACGAGGCCGCCAACGAGCTGGCCGTCTCCCCACTCGACCCGGAGATCGGGCTGCCGATCCCCCGCATACCGCGCCCCGAACAATCCGAAAGAGACCAAGCTGCCCTGACTCTCGCGGAGGCGGGCGAACGCGGCCTGCTGCCCGACTACGCGACCTGCCTCGAGCTGGAGGCCAAGCTGTGGCACTGA
- a CDS encoding nucleotide disphospho-sugar-binding domain-containing protein has product MRFLLTTLPGTSHLLPLVPFARAALAAGHEVRVACTGPALPAAVAAGLHAVAVDDGASARPYEEIVRRIGETDMTETLSPAQLHAQFAAAFGETGNLMLGGLVEAVREWAADAVVYTPMAVAGLVAARATGTTAVMHGLGTRWPTYGPALAHLHSAATDLGVAECVEADIEIDVSPPSLEAIHQRSTPAPTETYADRIEAMRYLPYNGGGELPAWVRAPRTGRRRVAVTLGSLTATYGDGTLLRHIIKGAADLDVEIILMTGDATLPGPLPEYVRPVPWLPLRAVLESCAAVVHHGGAGSMYAALDAGVPQLVLPDRGTDSDTNAQIATTRGVALRLDAGEIGASSIEQSLGKLLDSESQHDACTEVAQEMHDMPSPSTVIERIAAAITAAQAGAR; this is encoded by the coding sequence ATGCGATTCCTGCTCACGACATTGCCCGGCACATCACATCTGTTGCCGCTGGTGCCCTTCGCGCGGGCGGCACTCGCCGCCGGACACGAGGTGCGGGTGGCCTGTACCGGTCCGGCGCTGCCCGCCGCGGTGGCGGCCGGATTGCACGCGGTCGCCGTGGACGACGGCGCATCGGCGCGGCCGTACGAGGAGATCGTGCGCCGGATCGGCGAGACCGACATGACCGAGACCTTGTCGCCGGCGCAGCTGCACGCCCAGTTCGCGGCGGCGTTCGGCGAGACCGGCAATCTCATGCTCGGCGGGCTGGTCGAGGCCGTCCGGGAATGGGCCGCCGACGCCGTGGTGTACACGCCCATGGCGGTCGCCGGTCTGGTCGCGGCGCGCGCGACGGGCACGACGGCCGTCATGCACGGCCTCGGCACGCGCTGGCCCACCTATGGCCCCGCGCTGGCCCATCTGCACAGCGCCGCAACCGATCTCGGCGTCGCCGAATGCGTCGAGGCCGATATCGAGATCGACGTCAGCCCACCCTCGCTCGAGGCCATCCACCAGCGCAGCACACCCGCGCCGACGGAAACCTACGCGGACCGCATCGAGGCCATGCGCTACCTGCCCTACAACGGCGGCGGGGAACTGCCTGCCTGGGTGCGTGCGCCGCGCACCGGGCGCCGCCGGGTCGCGGTCACCCTCGGCTCGCTGACCGCGACCTATGGGGACGGCACGCTGCTGCGCCACATCATCAAGGGCGCCGCGGACCTGGACGTCGAGATCATCCTGATGACCGGCGATGCCACCCTGCCCGGCCCGTTGCCCGAGTATGTGCGCCCGGTGCCGTGGCTGCCCTTGCGCGCCGTGCTGGAATCCTGTGCGGCCGTTGTCCATCACGGCGGGGCGGGCAGCATGTACGCGGCGCTGGATGCCGGTGTCCCCCAGCTGGTCCTCCCGGATCGCGGCACCGACAGCGATACCAACGCCCAGATCGCCACGACCCGCGGCGTTGCGCTGCGGCTCGACGCCGGTGAGATCGGCGCGAGCAGCATCGAACAGTCGCTCGGCAAGCTGCTCGACTCCGAATCCCAGCACGACGCCTGCACCGAGGTAGCTCAGGAGATGCACGACATGCCTTCCCCCAGCACAGTCATCGAACGGATCGCGGCCGCGATCACCGCGGCGCAGGCGGGTGCGCGATGA